A genomic stretch from Microtus pennsylvanicus isolate mMicPen1 chromosome 9, mMicPen1.hap1, whole genome shotgun sequence includes:
- the LOC142856992 gene encoding N-acetyllactosaminide alpha-1,3-galactosyltransferase-like 1 yields MYVCWNDLLEEPQLSAWFNPKKRPDVIATTGWLAPVIWEGTYDRQVLDKYYKRLNITIGLAVLATGNLTRQYLRHFLKSADKYFMVGYNVIFYISTDNIYDIPYVELGPLRSFKTLRLPDEDYNQDHTLRSMKNMRDKIIQDIQYEVNFLFTMAVNQIFKKDFGVETLGKSVAQLHSWWYLKNPREFPYERRVKSAAFIPFGKGDFYYHSAIIGGTPKNVLASIKEYLKGITDDSTKKLDSTYESHLNKYFLINKPTRVLSPEYNWNPKLKTPPQIKRIKIAWRP; encoded by the exons ATGTACGTCTGCTG GAATGATCTTTTGGAAGAACCTCAGCTCTCAGCCTGGTTTAATCCAAA AAAACGTCCTGATGTTATAGCAACAACTGGTTGGCTCGCTCCGGTCATATGGGAAGGAACTTACGATAGACAAGTTCTAGACAAATATTATAAGCGACTGAACATTACCATAGGCTTGGCTGTCCTTGCTACTGGAAA CCTTACAAGACAGTACCTGAGACACTTCCTAAAATCTGCTGATAAGTACTTCATGGTTGGCTACAACGTTATTTTTTACATCTCGACTGATAACATCTATGATATACCGTACGTAGAGCTGGGTCCTCTTCGGTCATTTAAAACATTGAGGCTGCCTGATGAAGATTACAATCAAGACCATACTCTCCGAAGCATGAAGAACATGAGAGATAAGATCATACAGGACATCCAATATGAGGTCAACTTTCTCTTCACTATGGCTGTGAACCAAATCTTCAAAAAAGATTTTGGAGTTGAAACTCTGGGCAAATCTGTAGCTCAACTCCATTCATGGTGGTATTTAAAAAACCCCAGAGAGTTCCCGTATGAGAGAAGAGTTAAGTCAGCAGCTTTTATCCCCTTTGGGAAGGGAGACTTCTATTACCACAGTGCCATTATTGGGGGCACACCCAAGAATGTTCTAGCTTCCATCAAAGAGTATCTAAAGGGAATTACAGATGACAGCACAAAGAAACTTGACAGCACATACGAAAGCcacctaaataaatattttttaatcaataaaccCACTAGGGTGTTATCACCAGAGTACAACTGGAATCCGAAACTTAAAACTCCTCCTCAAATCAAGCGCATTAAGATAGCATGGCGACCATGA
- the LOC142856821 gene encoding N-acetyllactosaminide alpha-1,3-galactosyltransferase-like, with protein sequence MRYKILILLLLVLMSLCALYREYHFSMKKLQMTYQCWSLENQPEPQLPTNRFNSTYGMNSTHMRMRTTNWSAPIVWTDTYNESALKKYYKKHPVAVGLVVFAVGRYLGYYLGNFLISANTFFMVDQRVIIYVMLDDFSYMPLISLNRLRTYKIFKVKRERRWQDISMMRMKIISEHIADHIQHEVDYVFCMDVDQTFKGSYGLETLGESVAQLHTHWYKESPNKVPFERNEASEAHIPLGQGDFYYHAAVFGGTATQVLKITTECAQRIMNDKKNNIEAVWHDESHVNKYFFLHKPTKILSPEFCWDLRKDKTPDIKAVKLSWNSKHYEFLREEV encoded by the exons ATGAGATACAAAATATTAATCCTGTTACTATTGGTTTTAATGTCTCTGTGTGCCCTGTATAGAGAATACCATTTCAG TATGAAGAAACTGCAGATGACATATCAGTGCTG GTCTCTGGAAAACCAGCCAGAACCACAGCTACCAACAAACCGGTTTAATTCCAC ATACGGCATGAACTCGACACACATGCGCATGAGAACTACCAACTGGTCAGCTCCGATTGTGTGGACCGACACGTACAATGAGTCAGCCTTGAAAAAGTATTATAAAAAGCATCCAGTTGCCGTGGGGCTGGTTGTGTTTGCAGTGGGGAG ATACCTTGGGTACTACTTGGGTAACTTTCTGATATCTGCTAATACGTTCTTCATGGTCGACCAAAGGGTCATCATTTACGTCATGTTGGACGACTTTTCCTATATGCCACTGATAAGTCTGAATCGTCTCCGGAcgtataaaatttttaaagttaagcGAGAGAGGAGGTGGCAGGACATCAGTATGATGCGCATGAAGATCATCAGTGAACACATCGCTGATCACATCCAACACGAAGTGGACTACGTCTTCTGCATGGATGTGGATCAAACATTCAAAGGCAGCTATGGTCTGGAGACCCTGGGTGAGTCCGTAGCTCAGTTACACACCCACTGGTATAAGGAAAGTCCGAACAAGGTGCCTTTTGAGAGAAATGAGGCGTCAGAAGCTCACATACCGCTGGGGCAGGGGGATTTTTATTACCACGCTGCTGTCTTTGGAGGCACAGCCACTCAGGTTCTCAAGATTACTACAGAGTGTGCCCAAAGAATTATGaatgataagaaaaataatatcgAAGCAGTCTGGCATGATGAAAGCCACGTGAATAAgtatttctttcttcataaacCCACGAAAATCTTGTCAccagaattttgctgggatttacGTAAGGATAAGACTCCTGATATTAAGGCTGTTAAGCTCTCTTGGAATTCTAAGCATTATGAATTTCTTAGAGAGGAAGTATAG